The nucleotide sequence TGGCTTTTCGATTCACCGAGAAGAGGTAGGAAATTCCTACAAAAACAAATAATCCCAAAAGTGAAATCACACGTTCCATAATTTGCTCAATCTTGTAGATTTTCAATGTACAATGAGAGTATTGTGCGTTTTTCAGTCAGAATCCAAAATTAACCCTTTGCAAATTACTGTTAACTGAACTCTTACCCCTAATTACGACTAACTCTAACTGTTTATGTCTTTACCTATTGTTGCTATTATTGGTCGTCCTAATGTCGGGAAATCAACCCTGGTGAATCGTTTAGCCGGAAGTCCCGATGCAATTGTCCATGATGAACCCGGAATTACCCGCGATCGCACCTATCGACGTGCTTTTTGGCAAGATCGAGAATTTATTGTGGTCGATACAGGGGGATTAGTCTTTGATGATGATACGGAATTTTTGCCCCTAATTCGAGAACAAGCTCTGACGGCTTTAACCGAAGCCAGCGCCGCGATTTTTGTCGTGGATGGTCAGATGGGGGTAACGGGAGGCGATGAAGCGATCGCAACTTGGTTGCGTGAACAATCTGTACCGACTTTATTAGCAGTAAATAAATGCGAATCTCCGACAACCGGAATTATGCAAGCTGCACAATTTTGGGAACTTGGACTCGGAGAACCCTATCCAATTTCAGGGATTCATGGATCAGGAACAGGAGAATTATTGGATGAGTTAATTCAATATTTACCTGCCATTGATGAAATTGAAGAAGAAAAAGAAATCAAAGTCGCCATTATTGGTCGTCCTAATGTGGGAAAATCGAGCTTATTAAATGCGTTTTTAGGGGAAAACCGCGCCATTGTTAGCCCGATTTCGGGTACAACACGGGATGCAATTGATACTGTTATTCAACGCAATGATAAAACCTATCGATTAATTGATACCGCCGGAATTCGGCGCAAGAAAAATGTCGAATATGGAGCCGAATTTTTTGGAATTAATCGCGCCTTTAAAGCCATTAATCGCGCCGATGTGGTGTTATTAGTCATTGATGCCATTGATCAAGTTACCGATCAAGATCAAAAATTAGCCGACCGGATTATAGAAGAAGGTCGTTCTTGTGTAATTGTTGTCAATAAATGGGATGCCGTTGAGAAAGATACCTATACCATTTTAGACTATGAAAAAGAGGTACGGGCTAAACTGTATTTTATGGATTGGGCGGAATTAATTTTTATTAGTGCCAAAACTGGTCAACGGGTTGAAAAAATTCTCAATTTAGTCGATACGGCTGCTGAAGGTCATGAACGACGAGTCTCAACGGCGGTTATTAATGAAGTCCTTGAAGAAGCGGTAAGTTGGCATTCTCCCCC is from Planktothrix sp. FACHB-1365 and encodes:
- the der gene encoding ribosome biogenesis GTPase Der; translation: MSLPIVAIIGRPNVGKSTLVNRLAGSPDAIVHDEPGITRDRTYRRAFWQDREFIVVDTGGLVFDDDTEFLPLIREQALTALTEASAAIFVVDGQMGVTGGDEAIATWLREQSVPTLLAVNKCESPTTGIMQAAQFWELGLGEPYPISGIHGSGTGELLDELIQYLPAIDEIEEEKEIKVAIIGRPNVGKSSLLNAFLGENRAIVSPISGTTRDAIDTVIQRNDKTYRLIDTAGIRRKKNVEYGAEFFGINRAFKAINRADVVLLVIDAIDQVTDQDQKLADRIIEEGRSCVIVVNKWDAVEKDTYTILDYEKEVRAKLYFMDWAELIFISAKTGQRVEKILNLVDTAAEGHERRVSTAVINEVLEEAVSWHSPPVTRQGKQGKIYYGTQVSSKPPTLVLFVNDPKRFNDNYRRYIDSQFRKQLGFKGTPIRLIWRGKSAREVERNTANRATRVK